One region of Oncorhynchus keta strain PuntledgeMale-10-30-2019 chromosome 24, Oket_V2, whole genome shotgun sequence genomic DNA includes:
- the LOC118357452 gene encoding metastasis-associated protein MTA3-like: MAANMYRVGDYVFFENSSSNPYLIRRIEELNKTASGNVEAKVVCFYRRRDISHSLIQLADKHAKDLEEEKEEEKESPLEAELTDKQKHQLRHRELFLSRQYESLPATHIRGKCSVALLNETEAVLSYLDKEDTFFYSLVYDPTQKTLLADKGEIRVGPRFQADVPDMLQEGESDEWDQSKLEEKLWDPDCPLSSKQIDQFLVVARAVGTFARALDCSSSVRQPSLHTSAAAASRDITLFHAMDTLHRHGYDLSSALSVLVPSGGPVLCRDEMEEWSASEAAMFEEALEKYGKDFNDIRQDFLPWKSLTSIIEYYYMWKTTDRYVQQKRLKAAEAESKLKQVYIPTYNKPNPNQISVTNGKMATVNGAGPGAYHAAGGGRACESCYSMQSAQWYSWGPPNMQCRLCVSCWMYWKKYGGLKMPSRAEAPEEKTPPSPVPNEPRSRGHGPRQSSHMVPVRNSGSPKSSTKTKQAFLLQATRLTKLARHMCRDIIRLRRAARRPFVPINCGAIKAECKSSFNS, from the exons ATGGCCGCCAACATGTACCGGGTCGGAG ACTATGTATTCTTTGAGAATTCCTCCAGCAACCCTTACCTGATCCGCCGGATAGAAGAGCTCAACAAG acggCCAGTGGCAATGTGGAGGCCAAGGTGGTGTGTTTCTACAGAAGGAGAGACATCTCACACAGCCTCATACAGTTGGCTGACAAACATGCAA aggacttagaggaggagaaagaggaggagaaagagagtccGTTGGAGGCAGAgctgacagacaaacagaaacatcAGTTACGCCACAGAGAACTGTTCCTCTCCCGTCAGTATGAGAGTCTACCAGCCACACacatcag GGGGAAGTGTAGTGTGGCATTATTGAATGAGACTGAAGCTGtcctctcctacctggacaaagAG gATACGTTCTTCTACTCGCTGGTCTATGACCCTACCCAGAAGACACTGTTGGCTGATAAAGGAGAGATCAGAGTGGGACCACGCTTTCAGGCCGATGTACCTGACATGCTACAGGagg GGGAATCAGATGAGTGGGACCAGTCAAAGTTAGAGGAGAAGCTGTGGGATCCTGATTGTCCTCTCTCCAGCAAACAGATAGACCAGTTCCTGGTGGTCGCACG GGCGGTGGGGACGTTTGCCAGAGCGCTGGACTGTAGCAGCTCGGTCAGACAGCCCAGTCTACATACGAGTGCAGCTGCCGCCTCCCGAGACATCACActg TTCCATGCGATGGACACGCTGCATCGTCATGGTTACGACCTGTCCAGTGCGTTGAGTGTGTTGGTGCCGTCCGGTGGGCCGGTGCTGTGTCGGGacgagatggaggagtggagcgCCTCGGAGGCAGCCATGTTTGAGGAGGCTTTGGAGAAATACGGAAAGGACTTCAACGACATAAGACAAGacttt CTACCGTGGAAGTCTCTGACCAGTATAATAGAGTATTATTACATGTGGAAGACAACAGACAGATACGTACAGCAG AAGAGACTGAAGGCAGCAGAGGCAGAGAGCAAACTGAAACAGGTTTACATCCCCACATA CAATAAGCCCAACCCTAACCAGATCTCAGTGACCAATGGGAAGATGGCGACGGTGAATGGGGCGGGGCCTGGAGCCTACCATGCAGCGGGGGGAGGACGGGCCTGCGAGAGCTGCTACT caatGCAATCAGCCCAGTGGTACTCGTGGGGGCCGCCCAACATGCAATGTCGCCTGTGTGTCTCGTGCTGGATGTACTGGAAGAAGTACGGTGGCCTTAAGATGCCAAGCAGAGCGGAGGCGCCTGAGGAGAAGACCCCACCAAGCCCTGTGCCCAAC gAGCCTCGGTCGCGTGGCCATGGCCCCCGCCAGTCCAGTCACATGGTGCCGGTGCGTAACAGCGGCAGCCCCAAGTCCTCCACGAAGACCAAGCAGGCCTTCCTGCTGCAGGCCACCCGCCTCACCAAGCTGGCACGCCACATGTGCCGCGACATCATCAGACTGCGACGCGCTGCGCGGCGCCCCTTTGTGCCCATTAACTGTGGCGCCATAAAGGCAGAGTGTAAGAGCTCCTTCAATTCCTAA